The following coding sequences are from one Musa acuminata AAA Group cultivar baxijiao chromosome BXJ1-6, Cavendish_Baxijiao_AAA, whole genome shotgun sequence window:
- the LOC103989638 gene encoding cell number regulator 5 isoform X2, with protein sequence MKGQGSYVPPPYIPLDQLDTEANSTPVNNGFSSHQSATRDLTQWSSGICACFDDMQSCCVGAVCPCFLFGKNAEFLGSGTLAGSCMTHFILWGLVNSLCCLFTGGLLAAVPGSMVACYACGYRKTLRAKYNLQEAPCGDLTTHLFCHLCAICQEYREIRERSSGSDPSMMSSAVAAPAVQTMELAPHE encoded by the exons ATGAAAGGTCAAGGCAGCTATGTTCCACCTCCGTATATTCCACTAGATCAGTTGGATACTGAAGCCAACAGTACCCCTGTGAATAATGGTTTCTCTTCTCACCAATCTGCAACGCGTGATCTGACGCAATGGTCTTCTGGAATTTGTGCTTGCTTTGATGATATGCAGAGCT gtTGTGTTGGTGCTGTATGCCCATGCTTCCTGTTTGGGAAAAATGCAGAATTCTTGGGATCTGGAACACTAGCCGGGTCATGCATGACCCATTTTATATTGTGGGGACTTGTCAATAGTCTTTGCTGTCTGTTCACTGGAGGTCTACTTGCGGCAGTGCCTGGATCAATGGTTGCTTGTTATGCATGTGGATACCGCAAGACACTACGGGCAAAGTATAACCTGCAG GAAGCACCATGTGGTGACTTGACGACTCACTTGTTCTGCCACTTGTGTGCCATTTGTCAAGAGTACcgagaaatccgtgagagatccaGTGGTTCAGATCCTTCCATGATGTCCTCTGCGGTTGCTGCTCCTGCAGTCCAGACTATGGAGTTAGCTCCACATGAATGA
- the LOC103989638 gene encoding cell number regulator 5 isoform X1, with protein sequence MKGQGSYVPPPYIPLDQLDTEANSTPVNNGFSSHQSATRDLTQWSSGICACFDDMQSCCVGAVCPCFLFGKNAEFLGSGTLAGSCMTHFILWGLVNSLCCLFTGGLLAAVPGSMVACYACGYRKTLRAKYNLQDSYTCSEVRNNFWCARCFAGHGTEVMLNHMVVHIGEELRLEAPCGDLTTHLFCHLCAICQEYREIRERSSGSDPSMMSSAVAAPAVQTMELAPHE encoded by the exons ATGAAAGGTCAAGGCAGCTATGTTCCACCTCCGTATATTCCACTAGATCAGTTGGATACTGAAGCCAACAGTACCCCTGTGAATAATGGTTTCTCTTCTCACCAATCTGCAACGCGTGATCTGACGCAATGGTCTTCTGGAATTTGTGCTTGCTTTGATGATATGCAGAGCT gtTGTGTTGGTGCTGTATGCCCATGCTTCCTGTTTGGGAAAAATGCAGAATTCTTGGGATCTGGAACACTAGCCGGGTCATGCATGACCCATTTTATATTGTGGGGACTTGTCAATAGTCTTTGCTGTCTGTTCACTGGAGGTCTACTTGCGGCAGTGCCTGGATCAATGGTTGCTTGTTATGCATGTGGATACCGCAAGACACTACGGGCAAAGTATAACCTGCAG GACAGTTACACCTGCTCTGAGGTGAGAAACAATTTCTGGTGTGCCAGGTGCTTTGCAGGTCATGGCACAGAGGTCATGCTCAATCACATGGTAGTGCATATTGGAGAAGAACTAAGATTG GAAGCACCATGTGGTGACTTGACGACTCACTTGTTCTGCCACTTGTGTGCCATTTGTCAAGAGTACcgagaaatccgtgagagatccaGTGGTTCAGATCCTTCCATGATGTCCTCTGCGGTTGCTGCTCCTGCAGTCCAGACTATGGAGTTAGCTCCACATGAATGA
- the LOC103989888 gene encoding seven transmembrane protein 1-like, whose protein sequence is MGFLRSAPPPVCLSSRHCTHWARIYLKYCLCSVKDGMALFLGTISIISWGIAEVPQIITNYRQKSTEGLSIAFLLTWVVGDLFNLIGCLLEPATLPTQYYVALLYTATTLILTGQTIYYGHIYHRFKANCGVPGRRQKYYQEDASERESLLGDAKKTRVVGDQGHDAKEGNIPSSPIPVAGQVFHDSCGKDFYYMSARSLKKSPVPTFGFWSVHSHDDGRVPPIDGNQQSAQSAPSNLDTKNMFSIVPSVAFFFGICVIRSCISNMHTASSPGGMVILVGRKLLQDKVQDDGSSGVGTLLGWAMAAIYMGGRLPQICLNIRRGNVKGLNPLMFIFALTGNATYVGSILVNSLEWSKIRPNLPWLVDAGGCVILDAFILIQFAYFHIRESNKRESEDNPV, encoded by the exons ATGGGTTTTCTTAGATCAGCTCCTCCCCCTGTTTGTTTGTCAAGCCGACATTGCACGCACTGGGCTCGTATCTACTTGAAGTACTGCCTTTGTAGTGTAAAGGATGGAATGGCTTTATTTCTTGGAACTATCAGTATCATCAGCTGGGGAATTGCAGAGGTTCCTCAAATCATCACAAATTACCGGCAGAAATCTACTGAAGGCCTCTCAATTGCTTTTCTGTTGACATGGGTTGTGGG AGACTTATTTAACCTCATTGGCTGTCTACTGGAGCCTGCTACT TTGCCAACGCAGTATTATGTGGCACTG TTATACACAGCAACAACATTGATTCTGACAGGACAAACTATATATTATGGTCACATTTATCACAGATTTAAAGCAAACTGTGGAGTGCCTGGCAGG AGACAAAAATATTATCAGGAAGATGCATCAGAAAGAGAAAGCCTGTTAGGAGATGCAAAGAAAACTAGAGTTGTTGGTGACCAAGGACATGATGCAAAGGAAGGCAATATACCAAGCTCACCAATTCCTGTTGCTGGACAAGTGTTCCATGATTCCTGTGGGAAAGACTTTTATTACAT GTCAGCACGATCTTTAAAAAAGAGCCCAGTGCCTACTTTTGGTTTTTGGTCGGTACATTCACATGATGATGGAAGGGTACCTCCCATCGATGGAAATCAGCAATCTGCACAGTCTGCACCATCTAATTTGGATACTAAAAATATGTTTTCAATT GTACCGTCAGTTGCATTTTTCTTTGGTATATGTGTTATTCGCTCTTGCATCAGTAATATGCACACTGCATCATCACCTGGTGGAATGGTTATACTAGTTGGCCGAAAGTTGTTGCAG GACAAGGTTCAGGATGATGGAAGTAGTGGTGTTGGAACATTACTTGGCTGGGCAATGGCAGCAATCTATATGGGGGGAAGGCTTCCTCAGATATGTTTAAAT ATTAGAAGGGGGAACGTGAAG GGCCTTAACCCACTGATGTTTATATTTGCACTGACTGGAAATGCAACCTACGTGGGAAG TATCCTTGTAAATAGCTTGGAATGGTCTAAAATCAGGCCCAATCTCCCATGGCTAGTTGATGCTGGTGGATGTGTCATACTGGATGCTTTT ATTCTCATCCAGTTTGCCTATTTTCATATTCGAGAAAGCAACAAGCGTGAATCTGAAGATAATCCAGTTTAG